TGGTAAGTCTTCTGCGCGTACGAGCACCTCGCGAGACGTTCCAATATCACAATAAGCGCCTTCTTTTGTTACTTTTAATACACGCGCCCAACCGTAATCTGCCTCTGTAATTTGAGGAATTGCTGTTGTTGCCTGTAAGTCGCCACGACGATCCGTATATAGAAATACTTTTACTGTATCACCAATCGCCACTGTTTCTACTACATCTGAGGCATTTAACGGAATTTCGATATCACCGTTTGTTAAAATATAGCGTGAACCTTGCTCCTCTAATACCGTTAAATTAACAACTTGTCCTGATTTCATTAATTGATTCATTTTGTTCTCCTTTTTCCTGTCAATCATTACATACTATGATTTGATTTCATTTCTTCAAGCTTCCTTGTCACTTGTGGTTCATCTTCCAAAAGCTGCACAAGGTCTGCAATTCGATCGATTGAATTCCAGCTCAAGTGGTGTTCGATGCCTTCTACATCTTCATAAATTCGTTCTTCATCAACCCCGATTAAACGCAAAAATTGTTCCAGTAACTCATGACGTTGTACTAACCGCTTACCTAATTTTTGCCCTTTTGGCGTTAATGTTAACCCTCTATATTTTTCGTAGACTAAGTAACCATCTTTATCTAACTTCTGTACCATTTTCGTTACTGAGGAAGGTAGAACAGATAAAGCTTCTGCAATATCGGACACACGCGCATAACCCTTATTTTCAATCAATAAATATATTTGTTCAATGTGGTCCTCCATGCTAGGTGTTGGCATAACTGTTCCCTCTCTTTCCAATTGCTCTTTTAAGTGTACTACAATATTAGACAAAAAGTTAACTGAAAAACCGTAATACTAAATAAAAGAGACGATCCAAGTTATAGCTCAAACTTGAATTGTCTCTTTTCATTTCCTTATCCAACTTTTAAACGTTGCAAAACCTCGAACTGTTGCTTTGCTTATAGTACAAAAAGAATTTGCTGAAGCAAGTTTAACCAGTTTAAAAGGATTTCTCTTTAATGGCGAGGATATCGACCGACCATATGAAGCGCTCGAATAATTTGCTTATTAATCTCTTCAATATTTTCTGATGTATTAAGTTGTTTGAACACGTCATCTCTTGCTTTTTCAGAAGCAACATAGCGAGAGGGTAAAGCATTAAGTGCAATTGCATTTACATCCATTTCGCACTGTTCACAATGGCAAAAGGTTTGATACTCAACACCATGAAGAAGGAAGCTGACAAGTCCTCGAACAATTTCTTCAGTCACATTTACTAATTTAAAATTAGACATCCCTATTCTTCGCCTCATTCGACTTCTATTTTATCTAGTTAATAATATAACGTTCTCAAGGATAACTCAAGATTTTATAAATCTAAAATAAAAAATCGCCATTTCAGCACTTTTAATAGTATAAAATTACCATTTCCAGGTATAAAACATTTTTATTTCGTGCCATTTTTCATCAATCTTAAGGCATTCAAAATGACAAGTAATGTTGCCCCAATATCTGCAAAAATAGCAATCCACAATGTAAGCCATCCTGGAATTACAAGTAAAATTGCCATTAATTTCAACCCAAGTGCAAACGTGATATTTTGCTTAATAATTGTCAATGTTCGTTTACTTAGCTTCATCGTAAATGGAAGTTTTGTTAAATCATCACGCATGAATACAATTTGTGCTGTTTCAAGCGCTGCATCTGAACCAGCGCCACCCATTGCAATTCCTATATTGGCTGATGCTAACGCTGGTGCATCGTTTACACCATCCCCTACCATTGCAACAGAACCATATTGCTGTTGCAGTTCTTTCATTGCTTGAAGTTTATTTTCTGGTAAAAGGCTCGCACGTACATCATCAATTGCTAACTGACTCGCTATTTTTTCGGCAGTTAGTGGGGCATCGCCTGTTAGCATTACAGTATGTTGAATGCCATTAGTATGAAGCATTTCAATCACAGTTTTGCTTTCTGGGCGAACCTGATCGGCAATCGCAATTACCCCTATCACTTGTGTAGTACTTGCTGCCACAATAACAGAATAACCTTTAGAAGATAAATTTTTAATCCTTGTCATAGAATGCTCGGAAACTGTGACAAGAGAATTAATCCAGCTGGCACTTCCTACATATATAATGTCACCTTCTACGGTTGCATAGGCACCTTTCCCCGTAACCGATTGGAAATTTTCAGTAGAAGGAATGTGAATTTTTTCATCGAATGCTTTCGATAAGATTGCACGCGCTAATGGATGCTGTGATTTCTTTTCAACAGCAGCCACTTTTGCGAGCAACGTATGCTCCTCACCAACTTCAGTTATAACTTCCATTACTTCTGGTTGCCCTTTTGTTAACGTACCCGTCTTATCAAAGGCTACCGCTTGAACTCGACCCAATTCTTCTAAATAAGCACCGCCTTTTATTAGCACTCCTTGGCGCGCAGCATTTCCAATTGCTGTGACAATGGCTACCGGAGTTGAAATAACTAATGCACAAGGGCAACCTACTACTAGAACTGCTAATCCTTGATAGATCCAGTGTGTCCAATCGCCAGTAATTATACTTGGAATAATGGCTACTAAAAGAGCAACAAGCATAATAATCGGTGTATAATATTTCGCAAAACGATCAACAAATTTTTGAGAAGGGGCTTTTTGTGTTTGCGCTTCTTCTACTAAATGAATAATTTTAGCAATTGTTGTATCTTCAACACGCTTGGTTACCTTTACTTCTAAAGCACCGGCTTCATTTATTGTTCCTGCAAATACATGGTCTGTTATATTTTTCGTTACAGGGATGGATTCTCCAGTAATAGCAGCTTGGTTAACTGTAGAGCTCCCTTCTACTACAACACCGTCCATCGCAATTTTTTGCCCCGGTTTTACTAATAAAATATCCCCAATTTGAATCTCTTCAGTTGCTACTTCTATTTCATGAACATGCTCTCCATGTGCACGTTTAATAACTGCATTTACCGGTGCAAGTTCAACTAATTGTGAAATCGACTGTCTCGCTTTATTTATCGAATACGCTTCTAATGCTTCACTTACTGCAAATAAGAATACAACGATTGCGGCTTCTTGCCATTCTCCAATTATCGCGGCTCCAATTATCGCAATCGTCATGAGCGTTTTCATATCAAATTCGAAGTGGCGTAAGTTTTTTATACCCGTTTTAAAAATCGGATAACCTCCTACAATTATCGCAATTGCATAAATGCTATTTACGAAAATATGTCCCTCTCCTAAGAAGAAACTACAAAGTATACCCATTAGTACGAAAGTTAGCGCAAATAAAGCCAATTGATTTTCTTTCTTTTTCAAGAAAGGTTGCTTTTTCGTTCCCTTTCGTTCACTTGCCTTTGAAATTTTTATTCCATCAAATGCACCTGCCGCTTCTAACTGCGCAATCGATACATCGCCCGTAACCGTTAATTTAGCAGC
This portion of the Solibacillus daqui genome encodes:
- a CDS encoding late competence development ComFB family protein, with the translated sequence MSNFKLVNVTEEIVRGLVSFLLHGVEYQTFCHCEQCEMDVNAIALNALPSRYVASEKARDDVFKQLNTSENIEEINKQIIRALHMVGRYPRH
- the mntR gene encoding transcriptional regulator MntR — translated: MPTPSMEDHIEQIYLLIENKGYARVSDIAEALSVLPSSVTKMVQKLDKDGYLVYEKYRGLTLTPKGQKLGKRLVQRHELLEQFLRLIGVDEERIYEDVEGIEHHLSWNSIDRIADLVQLLEDEPQVTRKLEEMKSNHSM
- a CDS encoding heavy metal translocating P-type ATPase produces the protein MATKTEQYRLENLSCANCAAKFERNIKEIETVTDVQLNFGAAKLTVTGDVSIAQLEAAGAFDGIKISKASERKGTKKQPFLKKKENQLALFALTFVLMGILCSFFLGEGHIFVNSIYAIAIIVGGYPIFKTGIKNLRHFEFDMKTLMTIAIIGAAIIGEWQEAAIVVFLFAVSEALEAYSINKARQSISQLVELAPVNAVIKRAHGEHVHEIEVATEEIQIGDILLVKPGQKIAMDGVVVEGSSTVNQAAITGESIPVTKNITDHVFAGTINEAGALEVKVTKRVEDTTIAKIIHLVEEAQTQKAPSQKFVDRFAKYYTPIIMLVALLVAIIPSIITGDWTHWIYQGLAVLVVGCPCALVISTPVAIVTAIGNAARQGVLIKGGAYLEELGRVQAVAFDKTGTLTKGQPEVMEVITEVGEEHTLLAKVAAVEKKSQHPLARAILSKAFDEKIHIPSTENFQSVTGKGAYATVEGDIIYVGSASWINSLVTVSEHSMTRIKNLSSKGYSVIVAASTTQVIGVIAIADQVRPESKTVIEMLHTNGIQHTVMLTGDAPLTAEKIASQLAIDDVRASLLPENKLQAMKELQQQYGSVAMVGDGVNDAPALASANIGIAMGGAGSDAALETAQIVFMRDDLTKLPFTMKLSKRTLTIIKQNITFALGLKLMAILLVIPGWLTLWIAIFADIGATLLVILNALRLMKNGTK